The following coding sequences are from one Rhizobiaceae bacterium window:
- a CDS encoding TRAP transporter large permease subunit, producing the protein MIEFLAQNMAPIMFVSMIIFLLIGYPVAFSLAANGLLFFVIGVELAPLSDGSITLSWPLLYALPERFWATMSNETLLAIPFFTFMGLVLERSGMAEDLLDTVGQLFGPIRGGLAYAVILVGALLAATTGVVAASVIAMGLISLPIMLRYGYDRRIATGTIAASGTLAQIIPPSLVLIVLADQLGRSVGDMYAGALVPGLVLTGLYMLLILLVSIFRPGYVPALPMEARTLNGGLTSLIVALVAIGVAGYLAHTLLYPTQGANADILGATVGVLLVYFYAMLDRSMGINSMSNLAQKVVIVMIPPLALVFLVLGTIYLGIATPTEGGAMGAVGALFMAAVKGRLNLDVVKMALATTTRLSSFVMFILLGARVFSLTFYGVNGHLWVEHLLVSLPGGETGFLIAVNLLIFFLAFFLDFFELAFIVVPLLAPAADRLGIDLIWFGVLLAINMQTSFMHPPFGFALFYLRSVAARVPYLDRITGKQIAPVTSGQIYWGAVPFVCIQLIMVVLTISFPQMVMHYKSEATNPGAIELIVPDLPEFEIELK; encoded by the coding sequence GTGATCGAGTTCCTGGCCCAGAACATGGCACCAATCATGTTCGTTTCGATGATCATTTTCCTGCTCATCGGCTATCCGGTCGCATTCTCGCTTGCGGCAAACGGCCTGCTTTTCTTTGTCATTGGCGTCGAACTGGCGCCGCTGTCCGACGGTTCGATCACGCTCTCCTGGCCGCTGCTTTATGCCTTACCCGAGCGGTTCTGGGCCACGATGTCCAACGAGACGCTGCTGGCCATCCCCTTCTTCACCTTCATGGGCCTGGTGCTCGAACGTTCCGGCATGGCGGAGGACCTGCTCGACACGGTCGGCCAGCTCTTCGGGCCGATCCGCGGCGGCCTCGCCTATGCGGTGATCCTCGTCGGCGCCCTGCTCGCCGCCACGACGGGCGTGGTCGCAGCGTCGGTGATCGCCATGGGTCTGATCTCGCTCCCCATCATGCTGCGCTATGGTTATGACCGGCGGATCGCGACCGGAACCATCGCCGCGTCTGGAACGCTGGCGCAGATCATCCCGCCGTCGCTGGTGCTGATCGTGCTGGCGGACCAGCTTGGCCGCTCCGTCGGCGACATGTATGCGGGCGCCCTGGTCCCGGGCCTCGTGCTGACCGGCCTCTATATGCTCTTAATCTTGCTGGTGTCGATCTTCCGCCCCGGCTACGTTCCGGCGCTCCCCATGGAGGCGCGGACGCTGAACGGTGGCCTCACGTCCCTGATTGTGGCGCTCGTCGCCATAGGCGTCGCCGGCTACCTCGCGCACACCTTGCTGTATCCAACGCAGGGCGCCAACGCCGACATTCTCGGCGCAACCGTAGGTGTGCTCCTAGTCTATTTCTATGCGATGCTCGACCGGTCGATGGGCATCAATAGCATGTCGAACCTGGCGCAGAAGGTCGTCATTGTGATGATCCCGCCGCTCGCGCTGGTGTTCCTGGTGCTCGGTACGATTTATCTGGGCATAGCCACGCCCACCGAAGGCGGCGCCATGGGTGCCGTTGGCGCGCTCTTCATGGCGGCCGTCAAGGGCCGGCTCAACCTCGATGTCGTCAAGATGGCGTTGGCCACCACCACCCGCCTGTCTTCCTTCGTGATGTTCATCCTGCTCGGCGCGCGCGTCTTCTCTCTCACCTTCTATGGCGTCAACGGCCATCTGTGGGTCGAACATCTGCTGGTCTCGCTGCCGGGCGGCGAGACGGGTTTCCTGATTGCCGTGAACCTGCTGATCTTCTTCCTGGCATTCTTCCTCGACTTCTTCGAACTTGCCTTTATCGTCGTGCCGCTTCTGGCACCGGCGGCCGACCGACTCGGCATCGACCTCATCTGGTTTGGCGTATTGCTTGCCATAAACATGCAGACGAGCTTCATGCACCCGCCGTTCGGCTTCGCGCTGTTTTATCTGCGTTCCGTGGCGGCACGGGTGCCCTATCTCGATCGGATAACTGGCAAGCAGATCGCACCGGTAACGAGCGGCCAGATCTACTGGGGCGCCGTGCCATTTGTCTGCATACAGCTGATCATGGTGGTGCTGACCATCTCGTTTCCGCAGATGGTGATGCACTACAAAAGCGAGGCGACAAACCCCGGCGCTATTGAACTGATCGTCCCGGACCTGCCGGAGTTCGAAATCGAGCTGAAGTGA